A region of Coccinella septempunctata chromosome 5, icCocSept1.1, whole genome shotgun sequence DNA encodes the following proteins:
- the LOC123314229 gene encoding insulin-like growth factor-binding protein complex acid labile subunit, with protein sequence MARWILTFVVIIFVKKVHVTEETTECKSIKNKIGSGDHLICTNVTSYFFRKFEIPSNKISWLTCENCTLTTIDENTFPYQNNHIHTLSIVRSKVKVLKKLAFSRYPFLKILLLRNNSIDNVDTKSLANMKKLTQLDLSQNNIKIVINNMFSDLKNLDILDLNKNNLFYIQPEGFNGLTNLKYLYLNDNYLNKLEEQIFKHLINLKILHIQNNNLLEIHPLAFMNLKNLNFLYLNNNSISYLAQYNFQPLTSLIDLQLRFNRLKEIETSSFNGLKSLRNLLLRDNELTTIKPYGFVGLNSLEVLDLTNNSFEDFNLDIVIKNINKLYMLWLGKNSINNFTLDYKSDVQNSLKYIDLSYNNLTFVNYKLFYNKFPSVKELYVFNNYFDCDIMMDMYNFFDSNDVTLCLMEDCKENSTMNFITEICNSETTETSYTFPSDFTTKDSSINVKFDMSIMILALLGLVSLQLA encoded by the coding sequence ATGGCAAGATGGATCCTCACATTTGTTGTGATAATATTTGTGAAGAAAGTGCACGTAACAGAAGAAACTACAGAATGCAAGAGTATAAAGAATAAAATCGGAAGTGGGGACCACCTCATATGTACAAACGTGACCAGTTATTTCTTcagaaaattcgaaattcctTCTAACAAAATTAGTTGGTTAACCTGTGAAAATTGTACCTTGACTACTATCGATGAAAATACATTTCCGTACCAAAATAACCATATACACACATTATCGATAGTTAGATCGAAAGTTAAAGTCCTCAAAAAGTTAGCCTTCAGTAGATAcccctttttgaaaattttgttattGAGAAATAATAGCATTGATAATGTTGACACGAAATCATTggcaaacatgaaaaaattgaCTCAACTAGACCTCAGCCAAAATAACATAAAAATTGTTATTAATAatatgttttcagatttgaaaaatttggacaTTTTGGACTTGaacaaaaacaatttattttatatacaacCGGAAGGTTTTAATGGTTTAACGAACCTGAAATATCTCTATTTGAACGATAATTACCTAAATAAGTTAGAAGAACAGATTTTCAAACACTTAATAAATCTGAAGATACTTCATATACAGAATAACAATTTATtagaaatacatccactggcatttatgaatttgaagaatttgaactttttgtatCTCAATAATAATAGCATTAGTTATTTAGCTCAGTATAATTTTCAACCTTTGACTAGTCTGATAGATTTACAATTGAGATTCAACAGATTGAAAGAAATAGAAACAAGTTCATTTAACGGATTGAAGTCCTTACGGAATTTACTTCTTCGAGACAACGAATTGACCACCATAAAACCATACGGTTTTGTTGGTTTAAATTCATTGGAGGTTTTAGATCTTACGAATAATTCATTTGAGGATTTCAATTTAGACATagtgataaaaaatataaataaattgtATATGTTGTGGTTAGGTAAAAACAGTATTAATAATTTCACGTTGGATTATAAATCAGATGTACAAAATTCACTTAAATATATAGACTTATCTTATAATAATTTAACATTTGtaaattacaaattattttataataagttTCCTTCTGTGAAAGAGCTTtatgttttcaataattattttgATTGTGATATTATGATGGatatgtacaatttttttgatagtAACGATGTGACTCTTTGTTTAATGGAAGACTGCAAGGAAAATAGTACAATGAATTTTATAACGGAAATATGTAATTCAGAGACAACTGAAACTTCTTACACTTTCCCCTCAGATTTCACCACTAAAGATTCCTCAATTAATGTGAAATTTGATATGAGTATTATGATTCTAGCTTTATTAGGTTTAGTTTCACTGCAACTCGCATAA